The DNA segment AGGCGCCGGGTTCGCCGTTCGCCACTTCGGTATGTTGGTAATCGGTGTAACCAAGGCGGGTGCGCAGGCTTTTGGCGAACGGCAGCGGGTTGTTCAGCTCGCTTTTGAAATCGTATTTGTTTTGCCGCATTGCGATTCTTACGGTTTCTTCGCCGGTGCCGTCCGGTGCGATGCCGTAGGTATTATTTAGGTTGTTGATCGAAACCCCGGCAAAACCGAAGTCGTCTACCCACGACAAACCTGCCGAGCCGCTGATCGCTTCGGCGCCGGTGTTGTTTAAATAGCCGCGCGGATTGTCGACGACTGCTAACGATGGATCCGTAATTCCTACCTTGGCGGTATCGATGCCCTGGCCACCAATGTCCATGTTGTTGCGGTGGCGATAAAAGCCGTCCACGTGGTAGGCGATGTGATCCTTGCTGCCTTCGACCTTCATCGTGGTGCTGGTTTCGTCGCTGGTCGAGTCGAAGCGTTGTTCAAGTGCCGCGTTCAAAGCTTTATCGAACGCTCTGCCCGGAATCCGGTTGTCGATGACGTTGACCACGCCGCCGATCGCGCCGCTGCCGTAGAGCAAGGTCGCCGGGCCGCGCAAGACTTCAATGCGTTCGGCCAGCAGAGGTTCGACGCTGGTGGCGTGGTCCGGGCTGATGGCCGAGACGTCGTTGGCGCCGATGCCGTTATTCAATACCCGCACCCGCGGGCCGGCCTGGCCGCGGATGACCGGTGTGCCGACGCCGGGGCCGAAGGATTGGCTGGAAATGCCCAACTCGTTTTTTAATGTATCACCGATGCTGTGACCGGTTTTCAGACGCAATTCGTCGTCGCTCAACACGGTGACCGGAGAACTGGCGTCGGCTTTGCTGACCGGCAGCGGTGCCGTGACGATGATTTCGTCCAGCTTGTTGTCCGTTTGGGTTTCTGCGTGCAGCAGGCTGGCGGGTAGCAGCAACAGAAAGGGCGACAATTTATTCATAACCAGAGTTGGACCAGGAAAGCGGGTCAAAAATGTTATATTGTTGCCATTGATTTTGCAACACTATAACAAAGCCACTTGCTGCGAAGTTTGAGTCTGTATGCCTCCGGCGCTTCAGGCAGATCAGGTCGGCGCTGTCTAAGCAGTCCGGCTATACAATGTCATTCCGTTATCGGCGCCGCGGAGGCTGGCGATTGAACGGCCACGGCCAGGGTATTGGCTGATTTCGCCACACACTCCGCCGTTTGCAAGGCGATTTCAAGTTCTTCGTTGGTCGCGATCACCATGACCGCAATCTCGGAGTCCGGCGGACTGACGATTGCGGCGGGTTTGGCCGGCGCGGCGTTCAGCGCCGGATCGACGGCGATGCCTAGGGCCGTCAGGCCGGCGCAGCAAGTCTGGCGCAGCCAGGCGTCGTTCTCGCCGATGCCGCCGGTGAATACCAGCGCATCGACCCGGCCCAGCACCGCGTAATAAGCGCCGATGTATTTCTTGATGCGGTAGGCGTACATCGCCAATGCCAGCTTGGCCGAGTCGTCGCCCGCTTCGGCGTTGGCATGGATCGCCCGCATGTCGTTTTCGCCGCAAACGCCGAGGCAACCGCTGGCTTTGTTGTAAAGCTGGTCGATCGCATCCAGTTCCATGCCCAGCGTGCGTGCCAGATAAAAGGCGATGGCCGGGTCGATGTCGCCGCAGCGGCTGCCCATCATCAAGCCTTCCAACGGCGTCATGCCCATCGAGGTATCGACGCTGATGCCGCCGGCAATTGCGGCAACGCTGGCGCCGTTGCCCAGGTGCAAGGTAATCAGATGGGTCTCCGACAACGGTTTGCCCAGGCAATTGGCCGCCTGTTTGGCAATGTAGGCGTGCGAGGTGCCGTGGAAGCCGTAGCGGCG comes from the Methylomonas sp. EFPC3 genome and includes:
- a CDS encoding acetate kinase, with the translated sequence MKILVLNAGSSSLKYSLFDMAGQTALLSGLIERIGAAGASHRYRIGASDPLQQPVSCDHHRDALQALFALLTETVLPDLRELAAVGHRVVHGGEFFREPALIDRQVIAHIAAASPLAPLHNPANLLGIEATLQLLDTVPQVAVFDTAFHQTLPDYAYRYPLPGRLYTEYGVRRYGFHGTSHAYIAKQAANCLGKPLSETHLITLHLGNGASVAAIAGGISVDTSMGMTPLEGLMMGSRCGDIDPAIAFYLARTLGMELDAIDQLYNKASGCLGVCGENDMRAIHANAEAGDDSAKLALAMYAYRIKKYIGAYYAVLGRVDALVFTGGIGENDAWLRQTCCAGLTALGIAVDPALNAAPAKPAAIVSPPDSEIAVMVIATNEELEIALQTAECVAKSANTLAVAVQSPASAAPITE